In Janthinobacterium rivuli, a single genomic region encodes these proteins:
- a CDS encoding glycosyltransferase: MPLKILQFVPESLPTFRADVAVLFGKYLPRHGVECDIVGMPSPDAPAAQPQPAQGFRSVRSGRFRHNRIARELGFQWTCLRALLAARRANCDAIQVRDMVPTGLMALLAARLKGIPFYYWVSFLISEGRIERARSSLAQRSTLRARLVLCKGLVERWLLYRVLLPRADHVFVQSAAMLELMRGHGIAAQRMSAVPMGVDTEVLGQQSITACRPAGWESVPLLGYLGTLDQSRQLERLLDALLIVRQQVPDACLLLIGASDTPSDVDDLLAYAQGVGLADAVRVTGWLPSSQAWPLLAGTDAALSYFPRATLGDVCSPTKLLEYLALCLPAVGNDNPDQVRVLSDSQAGWLTASTPAAMAEAMTAILRDVPAARARAQAGAAYIETQRSYRVLSAALAQRYRALAGA; encoded by the coding sequence ATGCCCTTGAAAATTCTGCAATTTGTACCGGAAAGCCTGCCCACCTTCCGCGCCGACGTCGCCGTACTGTTCGGCAAATACCTGCCTCGCCATGGCGTCGAATGCGACATCGTCGGCATGCCTTCGCCCGATGCGCCGGCAGCGCAGCCGCAACCGGCGCAGGGCTTTCGCTCCGTGCGCAGCGGGCGCTTCCGGCACAACCGCATCGCGCGCGAACTGGGGTTTCAATGGACTTGCCTGCGTGCCTTGCTGGCGGCCCGGCGCGCCAACTGCGATGCGATCCAGGTGCGCGACATGGTGCCCACCGGCTTGATGGCCCTGCTGGCGGCGCGCCTGAAGGGCATCCCCTTTTATTACTGGGTTTCGTTCCTGATCAGCGAGGGGCGCATCGAGCGGGCGCGCAGCAGCCTGGCGCAGCGCAGCACCTTGCGCGCGCGCCTGGTGCTGTGCAAGGGCCTGGTCGAGCGCTGGCTGCTGTACCGGGTACTGCTGCCGCGCGCCGACCATGTCTTCGTGCAAAGCGCTGCGATGCTCGAACTGATGCGCGGACACGGCATCGCGGCGCAGCGCATGAGCGCCGTGCCGATGGGCGTTGATACGGAAGTGCTGGGCCAGCAATCGATCACGGCGTGCCGGCCTGCCGGCTGGGAAAGCGTGCCACTGCTGGGCTACCTGGGTACCCTGGACCAGTCGCGCCAGCTCGAACGCCTGCTTGACGCCTTGCTGATCGTGCGCCAGCAGGTGCCCGATGCCTGCCTGCTGCTGATCGGCGCCTCGGACACGCCGTCCGACGTGGATGACTTGCTGGCTTACGCGCAGGGCGTGGGACTGGCCGACGCCGTGCGCGTGACGGGCTGGCTGCCGTCGAGCCAGGCCTGGCCCTTGCTGGCGGGCACGGATGCGGCCCTGTCGTACTTTCCCCGCGCGACACTCGGTGATGTCTGCTCGCCCACCAAGCTGCTCGAATACCTGGCTCTGTGTCTGCCGGCCGTGGGCAATGACAATCCTGACCAGGTGCGCGTGCTGTCGGACAGCCAGGCGGGCTGGCTGACGGCCAGCACGCCGGCGGCGATGGCCGAGGCGATGACGGCGATCCTGCGCGATGTGCCGGCGGCGCGCGCGCGCGCCCAGGCCGGCGCCGCGTATATCGAAACGCAACGCAGTTACCGCGTGCTGTCGGCCGCCCTGGCACAGCGCTACCGGGCGTTGGCAGGCGCCTGA
- a CDS encoding O-antigen ligase family protein, whose product MSEILFGLFALISALLVVFVIALSIHWGNKRETGLVPYVFYPVMLSIALTAILSNRDISGNEILLTAQTVRHPVGVWFGRMTSLFVIFACGERILHRLMDRNTLKPMPMLLFWALFIYFLTNILSPAFLGSHTDVSHEYLYMFLAGYAALLMTPKEVDMSIVSMRNATLLFLLISAAVVAWNPNMVFNKNYHGLIPFLNVRYAGLASHANGLGPMAVAFLLCLWRKPYSWRVLNLFAWTLGLASLLLAQSKTNWVACILCFACIAYFGFREQIKERLFDYRRPQLSIIGIFCFILLCVLAMLLVMFGNIDARLARFASSNEGFELLSFTGRDVIWQVAVQEWHKNPVFGYGLQIWDEAFRLSIGMPYATHAHSQFYQSLSSAGTVGAVGLVLYVFVLLYGAVRTAKVSGGMSMALFVLIISRSFSEVPLSLAGFAAEALTHLLLIIIVAAYYPTADRQAVRARKVRVPGMA is encoded by the coding sequence ATGAGTGAAATACTGTTTGGCCTGTTTGCTCTGATCAGCGCGCTGCTGGTGGTGTTCGTCATCGCCTTGAGCATTCATTGGGGGAATAAACGCGAGACGGGGCTGGTGCCCTACGTGTTCTATCCCGTCATGCTGTCGATCGCGTTGACGGCCATCCTGTCGAACCGCGACATCTCCGGCAACGAGATCCTGCTGACGGCGCAAACGGTGCGCCATCCGGTCGGCGTCTGGTTTGGACGCATGACTTCGCTGTTCGTGATCTTTGCCTGCGGCGAGCGCATCCTGCACCGTTTGATGGATCGCAATACGCTCAAACCGATGCCGATGCTGCTGTTCTGGGCGCTGTTCATTTATTTCCTGACGAATATTCTCAGCCCCGCCTTCCTGGGCAGCCATACCGATGTCTCGCATGAATACCTGTACATGTTCCTGGCCGGCTATGCCGCCTTGCTGATGACGCCGAAAGAGGTGGACATGAGCATCGTGTCGATGCGCAATGCGACTTTGCTGTTCCTGCTGATCAGCGCGGCTGTCGTGGCCTGGAATCCGAACATGGTCTTCAACAAGAATTACCACGGGCTGATTCCCTTCCTCAACGTGCGCTATGCGGGCCTGGCCAGCCATGCGAACGGACTGGGGCCGATGGCGGTGGCCTTCCTGCTGTGCCTGTGGCGCAAGCCGTATTCCTGGCGCGTGCTGAACCTGTTCGCCTGGACCCTGGGCCTGGCCAGCCTGCTGCTGGCGCAGTCGAAAACCAACTGGGTCGCCTGCATCCTGTGCTTTGCCTGCATCGCGTATTTCGGTTTTCGCGAGCAGATCAAGGAGCGCCTGTTCGACTACCGCCGCCCGCAATTGTCGATCATCGGCATCTTCTGTTTCATTTTGCTGTGCGTGCTGGCCATGTTGCTGGTGATGTTCGGCAATATCGACGCCAGGCTGGCGCGCTTTGCCTCCAGTAATGAAGGCTTCGAACTGCTCAGTTTTACGGGCCGCGACGTGATCTGGCAGGTGGCGGTGCAGGAGTGGCACAAGAACCCCGTGTTCGGCTATGGCTTGCAGATCTGGGATGAGGCCTTCCGCCTGAGCATCGGCATGCCGTACGCCACGCATGCGCACAGCCAGTTCTACCAGAGCCTGTCGAGCGCGGGCACCGTCGGTGCCGTCGGCCTGGTACTGTACGTGTTCGTGCTGCTGTACGGCGCGGTGCGCACGGCCAAGGTCAGCGGCGGCATGTCGATGGCGTTGTTCGTGCTGATCATCAGCCGCTCGTTCAGCGAGGTGCCCCTGTCGCTGGCCGGTTTCGCCGCCGAGGCGCTGACGCACCTGCTGCTCATCATCATCGTGGCCGCCTACTATCCGACGGCCGACAGGCAAGCCGTCAGGGCGCGCAAGGTACGCGTGCCGGGAATGGCCTAA
- the epsI gene encoding exosortase-associated protein EpsI, B-type — protein MNAALRMNMLLGALLLGAAILSHGVAPGVKLADQRPSFSLETAIPQAFGEWRVDSSIVPLQVDPETQERLNKIYNQTLSRTYINAHGERVMLSIAYGGDQSDNMGVHKPEVCYAAQGFQVERDEYGELASAYGSLPVKRLLAVNGNRSEPITYWITIGDKISKVGMQQRLEQLRYGLTGTVADAMLFRVSSIDTDLPRAYRLQADFVNGLLASMPPAQRGRLIGAPSR, from the coding sequence ATGAACGCGGCGCTGCGCATGAACATGCTGCTGGGCGCCTTGCTGCTGGGCGCGGCCATCCTCAGCCACGGCGTGGCGCCGGGCGTGAAGCTGGCCGACCAGCGCCCGAGTTTTTCGCTGGAAACGGCGATACCGCAAGCGTTCGGCGAGTGGCGCGTCGACAGTTCCATCGTGCCGCTGCAGGTGGATCCGGAAACCCAGGAACGCCTGAACAAGATCTACAACCAGACCTTGTCGCGCACCTACATCAATGCGCATGGCGAACGGGTGATGCTGTCGATCGCCTACGGCGGCGACCAGAGCGACAACATGGGCGTGCACAAACCGGAAGTGTGCTACGCGGCCCAGGGTTTCCAGGTCGAGCGCGACGAATACGGCGAGCTGGCCTCGGCCTACGGCAGCCTGCCCGTGAAGCGCTTGTTGGCCGTGAATGGCAACCGCAGCGAACCCATCACGTACTGGATCACCATCGGCGACAAGATCAGCAAGGTCGGCATGCAGCAGCGCCTGGAGCAATTGCGCTACGGCCTGACGGGCACCGTCGCCGACGCCATGCTGTTCCGCGTCTCGAGCATCGATACGGATTTGCCGCGCGCGTACCGCTTGCAGGCCGATTTCGTCAATGGCTTGCTGGCCAGCATGCCGCCGGCGCAGCGTGGTCGCCTGATCGGCGCGCCGTCCCGTTGA
- a CDS encoding lipopolysaccharide biosynthesis protein: MSSDINKKSVSAVKWAAMGTVLMFGLQLVTQVVLARLLGPENYGLFAMGLIVLTFSNFLADFGFSWGLVQNRTLSEEDVRFTVTWQALTGLAAMSLLFFMAPWIAAYFKEPRIAPVIAWMSLTCLLNALTAPGSSLLRRSLDFRWLNIIQVSSYVVGYLLVGLPLAYAGAGVWTLVAAWLGQSATALVLTYARTRFSLKPLLWYEGARRSTNVGVTVFVTNLCNWCLNNMDRVFLGRFLNAHAVGVYAVGYNLANTPNSLFLSALQPAFLATGAKLQDDLPRLRDTYLSVLATIWIIILPLFVLLAMTAPDLIGVLYGKVWQESGIVLSILALAMPAYITWGMSTPILWNTGGKHLESLLQLPLIVLAGAALVLWAGQGGAVVAMIAAGTLLARALVVGTVACLRLQVGLGELAPLAARGLAMGLLAAAGSWGGAMLGGLGGSHPLPAFLGGALFGGLTLLLAVLAWPELLGTRAVGMLARFSPPLPARVVSYLRARCGARDNLLDTRELHE; the protein is encoded by the coding sequence ATGAGTAGCGACATCAACAAGAAAAGCGTCAGCGCCGTCAAGTGGGCGGCGATGGGCACGGTCCTCATGTTTGGCCTGCAGCTGGTCACGCAAGTGGTGCTGGCGCGCCTGCTGGGGCCGGAAAACTACGGCTTGTTCGCCATGGGACTGATCGTGCTGACATTTAGCAACTTCTTGGCCGATTTCGGCTTTTCCTGGGGGCTGGTGCAAAACCGCACGCTCAGCGAGGAAGACGTGCGCTTTACCGTGACGTGGCAGGCGCTGACGGGCCTGGCGGCCATGAGCTTGCTGTTTTTCATGGCGCCCTGGATCGCCGCGTACTTCAAGGAGCCGCGCATCGCGCCCGTGATCGCGTGGATGAGCCTGACCTGCCTGCTGAATGCGCTGACGGCACCTGGCAGCAGCCTGCTGCGGCGCTCGCTCGATTTCCGCTGGCTCAACATCATCCAGGTGAGCAGCTACGTCGTCGGCTACCTGCTGGTGGGCTTGCCGCTCGCGTATGCGGGCGCCGGCGTGTGGACCCTGGTGGCCGCCTGGCTGGGACAGTCGGCCACGGCGCTGGTGCTGACGTATGCGCGCACGCGCTTTTCGCTCAAGCCGCTGCTGTGGTACGAGGGCGCGCGGCGCTCGACGAATGTGGGCGTGACGGTATTCGTGACGAATCTGTGCAACTGGTGCCTGAACAATATGGACCGCGTATTTCTGGGGCGCTTCCTGAATGCCCACGCGGTGGGCGTGTATGCGGTCGGCTACAACCTGGCCAATACGCCCAATTCGCTGTTCCTGAGCGCCTTGCAGCCGGCGTTCCTGGCCACGGGCGCCAAGCTGCAGGACGATTTGCCGCGCCTGCGCGACACCTATCTGTCGGTGCTGGCGACCATCTGGATCATCATCCTGCCGCTGTTCGTGCTGCTGGCGATGACGGCGCCGGACCTGATCGGCGTGTTGTATGGCAAGGTGTGGCAAGAGTCGGGCATTGTGCTGAGCATCCTGGCGCTGGCCATGCCCGCGTACATCACGTGGGGCATGTCGACGCCGATTTTATGGAATACGGGCGGCAAGCACCTGGAAAGCCTGCTGCAACTGCCGCTGATCGTGCTGGCTGGCGCGGCGCTGGTGCTGTGGGCGGGGCAGGGCGGGGCGGTGGTCGCCATGATCGCCGCCGGCACCTTGCTGGCACGGGCGCTGGTGGTGGGCACGGTGGCGTGCCTGCGCCTGCAGGTGGGGCTGGGCGAACTGGCGCCACTGGCCGCGCGCGGCCTTGCGATGGGCTTGCTGGCCGCCGCCGGCAGCTGGGGTGGCGCCATGTTGGGCGGCCTGGGCGGCAGCCATCCGCTGCCAGCATTCCTGGGCGGCGCGCTGTTCGGCGGCCTGACCCTGCTGCTGGCCGTGCTGGCCTGGCCCGAACTGCTGGGCACGCGCGCGGTGGGCATGCTGGCCCGCTTCAGCCCGCCGCTGCCGGCCAGGGTGGTCTCTTATCTGCGCGCCCGCTGTGGCGCGCGCGACAACTTACTGGATACGCGAGAACTACATGAGTGA
- a CDS encoding glycosyltransferase family 4 protein: MTTHLNQLFSSSLSRDFQLVHFQVGSEGRQESRLHKLLRFAWSPVQFVQAVRKQRPQIVHINTSMEWRSYWRDIVYLLLAKAMGKRVVYQVHGGALPQVFFNGKPLLTGLLRRVLRAADVVVLLAQCELQGYRDFDPALALDVIPNAIDAGSDPGDRPLAPQRPLSLVYVGRLAESKGLFDLLEALRLARAAGVEATLSLAGSGPLEGALRERVAKLGLQEAVRFLGPVFGAEKEAVWRQADLFGFPTLHQEGLPYALLESMAARTPVLVCPVGAIADVMQDGVHGVFLPPRNPQALADAIVRLDGDRALLQRMGQACRERIESAYTVERLAQDFRRVYRALLAPPAL; this comes from the coding sequence GTGACTACCCATTTAAATCAACTGTTTTCCTCTTCCCTGTCGCGCGACTTTCAACTGGTGCATTTCCAGGTGGGAAGTGAAGGCCGGCAAGAGTCGCGCCTGCACAAGCTGCTGCGTTTTGCCTGGAGTCCCGTGCAGTTCGTGCAGGCCGTGCGCAAGCAGCGTCCGCAGATCGTGCATATCAACACGTCCATGGAGTGGCGCAGCTATTGGCGCGATATCGTGTATCTGCTGCTGGCCAAGGCCATGGGCAAGCGCGTCGTGTACCAGGTGCATGGCGGCGCTTTGCCGCAGGTGTTTTTCAATGGCAAGCCATTGCTGACGGGCCTGCTGCGGCGCGTGCTGCGCGCGGCCGATGTGGTGGTGCTGCTGGCGCAATGCGAACTGCAGGGCTATCGCGACTTCGATCCCGCGCTGGCGCTCGACGTGATCCCCAACGCCATCGATGCGGGCAGCGACCCTGGCGACAGGCCGCTGGCGCCGCAGCGTCCGCTGTCACTCGTGTACGTGGGGCGCCTGGCGGAAAGCAAGGGCCTGTTCGATTTGCTCGAAGCGCTGCGCCTGGCGCGCGCCGCTGGCGTGGAAGCAACGCTGTCACTGGCCGGCAGCGGCCCCCTCGAAGGGGCGCTGCGCGAGCGCGTCGCCAAACTGGGCTTGCAAGAGGCGGTGCGCTTTCTCGGCCCCGTCTTTGGCGCCGAAAAGGAAGCCGTGTGGCGCCAGGCCGACCTGTTCGGTTTTCCCACCTTGCATCAGGAAGGCTTGCCGTATGCGCTGCTGGAAAGCATGGCCGCGCGCACGCCCGTGCTGGTGTGCCCCGTGGGCGCGATTGCCGACGTGATGCAGGATGGCGTGCATGGCGTGTTCTTGCCGCCGCGCAATCCCCAGGCGCTGGCGGACGCCATCGTGCGCCTCGACGGCGACCGCGCCCTGTTGCAGCGCATGGGGCAAGCGTGCCGCGAGCGCATCGAAAGCGCCTATACGGTCGAGCGCCTGGCGCAGGATTTCCGCCGCGTCTACCGCGCCTTGCTGGCGCCGCCGGCGCTCTAG
- a CDS encoding DUF4962 domain-containing protein, whose translation MKSSKRPLLRAAWLLLLPLCGMAQADWVQSSEALAVRPLPDNMQSQPQNPPTFTWSRHATLPSAYVVQVMQGSVVYKTFNTSRNWYLPPNSFPAGSYTWRVRPSTSQEWSSPRNFVISSNSQLFEVPENATLRNTILKKSRPRALPSGTKLFSAWTSAMRTDRTPALNGMTGEVKYNMTALKTVADSEWPLVSTGVRTAALVAQEVSIMSRVNPNARQLEAAALMYRLTGEKIYLDEAIRRGDQFSALNLAGPTSFVNQDMASRVMAQSLIRAVDTLGSALVVNGDATRRNKWLSVVSARTNALYKDLSANGGRLDQYPYDSHAATSMAYLTLTSTLALGDIPEAQTWFDFSFRAFASSFSIWSGPEGGFANGTAYGEYEADFALQIWPALAQATGVNMFDKPWSRGFAQFFMHFLPPGQQTHVFGDGHERAPEYRFMKGFASRYATPQAAWYVKNLTRPDDVLATLQSPYPMPVNTVTAAATPPANAAYYPSIGWTAMHSNLADSGRTSLYFKSSPYGSFNHSHGDQNGFVLFSGGVPLLTETGWYDWYDSPLWNSWYRPSKSHNALTFDGGIGQNVAGYEEPLARNGRITAFSTTPAVDYVEGDATLAYAGLLKSAVRKIWYVRGTNTAVILDQFSSATPRVFEWNFHGFAPIVADSAGKISVTNQGRSVCIVPLTTTAQRFERRVGPPPQAGTYEDHGVFVKAAAAISGEFLTVLDVGCKNTAVRLDTSGGLRKVIVGTQTLTLPLPK comes from the coding sequence ATGAAATCTAGCAAACGTCCCCTGCTGCGCGCCGCCTGGCTATTGTTGTTGCCGCTGTGCGGAATGGCCCAGGCCGACTGGGTCCAGTCGAGCGAAGCCCTTGCCGTTCGTCCGCTGCCCGACAATATGCAGTCGCAGCCGCAAAATCCGCCCACCTTCACCTGGTCGCGGCATGCGACCTTGCCGTCAGCCTATGTCGTCCAGGTGATGCAGGGCAGTGTCGTGTATAAAACCTTCAATACTTCGCGCAATTGGTATTTGCCGCCGAATTCATTTCCTGCAGGCAGCTACACATGGCGCGTGCGGCCATCCACCTCGCAAGAGTGGTCGAGCCCGCGCAACTTTGTCATTAGTAGTAACTCTCAGTTGTTCGAGGTGCCGGAAAATGCCACGCTGCGCAACACCATCCTGAAGAAGTCGCGGCCGCGTGCTTTGCCTAGCGGCACCAAGCTGTTCTCTGCCTGGACGTCGGCCATGCGCACGGATCGCACCCCGGCATTGAACGGCATGACGGGCGAAGTGAAGTACAACATGACGGCGCTCAAGACGGTGGCCGACAGCGAGTGGCCGCTGGTTTCCACCGGCGTCCGCACGGCCGCGCTGGTGGCGCAGGAAGTCAGTATCATGTCGCGCGTCAATCCGAACGCGCGCCAGCTGGAGGCCGCGGCACTGATGTACCGCCTGACGGGCGAGAAGATCTACCTCGATGAAGCGATCCGCCGCGGCGACCAGTTCAGCGCGCTGAACCTGGCCGGTCCCACCAGCTTCGTCAACCAGGACATGGCCAGCCGCGTCATGGCGCAAAGCCTGATCAGGGCTGTCGACACGCTCGGTAGCGCGCTGGTCGTCAATGGCGATGCGACGCGGCGCAACAAGTGGTTGTCCGTGGTGTCGGCACGCACGAATGCGCTGTACAAGGACTTGTCGGCCAATGGCGGACGTCTCGATCAGTACCCGTACGATTCGCACGCGGCCACCAGCATGGCCTACCTGACCCTGACCTCGACCCTGGCGCTGGGCGACATTCCCGAGGCGCAAACCTGGTTCGACTTCTCCTTCCGCGCGTTTGCCAGTTCCTTCAGCATCTGGAGCGGACCGGAGGGCGGTTTTGCCAACGGCACGGCGTATGGGGAATACGAGGCCGACTTCGCGCTGCAGATCTGGCCGGCGCTGGCCCAGGCCACGGGCGTGAACATGTTCGACAAGCCCTGGTCGCGCGGCTTCGCGCAATTCTTCATGCATTTCTTGCCGCCAGGCCAGCAAACCCACGTCTTTGGCGATGGTCACGAGAGGGCGCCCGAGTACCGTTTCATGAAGGGCTTCGCCTCGCGCTATGCCACGCCGCAGGCCGCCTGGTACGTGAAAAACCTGACGCGCCCCGACGACGTGCTGGCCACCCTGCAGTCGCCTTATCCGATGCCCGTCAACACCGTGACGGCCGCCGCCACGCCGCCTGCCAACGCCGCCTACTATCCGAGCATCGGCTGGACGGCCATGCACAGCAACCTGGCCGACAGTGGCCGCACCTCGCTGTACTTCAAGTCCAGCCCTTATGGCTCCTTCAATCACAGCCATGGCGACCAGAACGGCTTCGTGCTGTTCAGCGGCGGCGTGCCGCTGCTGACGGAGACGGGCTGGTACGACTGGTACGATTCGCCGCTGTGGAATTCCTGGTACCGCCCGTCGAAGTCGCACAATGCGCTGACCTTCGACGGCGGCATCGGGCAAAACGTGGCCGGCTATGAAGAGCCGCTGGCGCGCAATGGCCGCATCACGGCGTTTTCCACCACGCCGGCCGTCGATTACGTGGAAGGCGACGCCACCCTGGCGTATGCGGGCTTGCTGAAGTCGGCCGTGCGCAAGATCTGGTATGTGCGCGGCACCAATACGGCCGTCATCCTCGACCAGTTCTCGTCGGCCACGCCGCGCGTGTTCGAATGGAATTTCCATGGCTTTGCGCCGATTGTCGCCGACTCCGCCGGCAAGATCTCGGTCACCAACCAGGGCCGCAGCGTGTGCATCGTGCCATTGACCACCACAGCGCAGCGTTTCGAGCGCCGCGTGGGTCCGCCGCCGCAAGCGGGCACCTATGAAGATCATGGCGTGTTCGTCAAGGCGGCCGCGGCCATCAGCGGCGAATTCCTCACCGTGCTCGACGTGGGCTGCAAGAATACCGCCGTCAGGCTCGACACCAGCGGCGGCTTGCGCAAGGTGATCGTCGGCACGCAAACGTTGACGTTGCCATTGCCTAAGTAA
- a CDS encoding glycosyltransferase family 2 protein: MLCSVIIPLYNKGPYVEATLASVLAQTHADWEVLVVDDGSSDDGAQRVLACPDARVRLIRQANGGVSRARNRGIAEARGELVCFLDADDLYAPDYLRTQVGLAQAFPDDCFFATGYTSFAPGSTPDMARAPVAPSQAQRIDEFFTHFNQHWPFFCTNSVAVRRASLAALQPCFPEGEQFGEDLDLWFRLAEHHRLVLAAAPLVAYRREVGGSLTAIQGRDVVLPVFLRLEACARAWPAGNRARRPALLLASNARVAVVRELLENGGRGAALAELARAARHGVTRHWWTTAAMCLLFTPGMTRRWSLWRKSRTPV, translated from the coding sequence ATGCTGTGCTCGGTCATCATCCCGCTGTATAACAAGGGGCCATACGTCGAGGCGACCCTGGCGTCGGTACTGGCGCAGACACATGCCGACTGGGAAGTGCTGGTGGTCGACGACGGCTCCAGCGACGATGGCGCGCAGCGCGTGCTGGCCTGCCCGGATGCGCGCGTGCGCCTGATCCGCCAGGCGAATGGCGGCGTCTCGCGCGCGCGCAACCGCGGCATCGCCGAGGCGCGGGGCGAACTCGTCTGTTTTCTCGACGCGGACGACCTGTACGCGCCCGATTACCTGCGCACGCAGGTGGGCCTGGCGCAGGCGTTTCCCGACGACTGTTTTTTTGCCACCGGCTACACCAGTTTCGCGCCCGGCAGCACGCCGGACATGGCGCGTGCCCCCGTCGCGCCCTCCCAGGCGCAGCGCATCGATGAATTCTTCACGCATTTCAACCAGCACTGGCCCTTCTTCTGCACCAATTCCGTCGCCGTGCGGCGTGCGTCGCTGGCCGCGCTGCAACCGTGTTTCCCGGAAGGCGAGCAATTCGGCGAAGACCTGGACTTGTGGTTTCGCCTGGCCGAGCATCATCGGCTGGTGCTGGCGGCGGCGCCCCTGGTGGCCTACCGGCGCGAAGTGGGCGGCAGCCTGACGGCCATCCAGGGCCGCGACGTGGTCTTGCCCGTATTTCTGCGACTCGAAGCATGTGCGCGCGCCTGGCCAGCCGGCAACCGGGCACGCCGGCCCGCCTTGCTGCTGGCGTCGAACGCGCGCGTGGCCGTGGTGCGCGAACTGCTTGAAAATGGCGGGCGCGGCGCGGCGCTGGCCGAACTGGCGCGCGCCGCGCGCCATGGCGTGACGCGCCACTGGTGGACGACGGCCGCCATGTGCCTGCTGTTTACACCAGGCATGACGCGGCGCTGGTCCTTGTGGCGTAAATCACGCACCCCCGTTTAA